A stretch of the Polyangiaceae bacterium genome encodes the following:
- a CDS encoding pyridoxine 5'-phosphate synthase produces the protein MIRFHVNIDHVATLRNARGTRYPDPVFAAQLCEQAGAQGITLHLREDRRHIKDDDVERLRAAVTTLMNLEMAATDEMTAIARRVRPDVITLVPERREERTTEGGLDVIGTRAAVEKVAAMCRETGIKLSLFIAPDFEQIAASRALGAEQIELHTGEYCHLTGQARAAELERLRQGALRAAELGLEVAAGHGLTRHNVGDVAAIEPIVELNIGHAVIADAVFVGLPAAVRDFRAAIDRARGA, from the coding sequence GTGATCCGCTTCCACGTCAACATCGACCACGTCGCGACGCTGCGCAACGCGCGCGGCACGCGCTACCCCGATCCGGTCTTCGCCGCCCAGCTCTGCGAGCAAGCCGGCGCTCAGGGCATCACGCTGCACCTGCGCGAAGATCGGCGGCACATCAAGGACGACGACGTGGAGCGTTTGCGCGCGGCCGTCACCACGCTGATGAACCTGGAGATGGCCGCCACCGACGAGATGACGGCCATCGCCCGGCGCGTGCGCCCGGACGTGATCACGCTGGTGCCCGAGCGGCGCGAGGAGCGCACCACGGAGGGCGGGCTCGACGTGATCGGCACGCGGGCGGCCGTCGAGAAGGTCGCGGCGATGTGCCGCGAGACGGGCATCAAGCTCAGCCTGTTCATCGCGCCGGACTTCGAGCAGATCGCCGCCAGCCGCGCCCTGGGCGCGGAGCAGATCGAGCTGCACACCGGGGAGTATTGCCACCTGACCGGGCAGGCCCGGGCCGCGGAGCTGGAGCGTCTGAGGCAGGGCGCGCTCCGGGCTGCGGAGCTCGGCCTGGAGGTGGCCGCGGGTCACGGGCTCACCCGCCACAACGTCGGCGACGTTGCCGCCATCGAGCCGATCGTCGAGCTGAACATCGGCCACGCCGTGATCGCGGACGCAGTGTTCGTGGGCTTGCCCGCCGCCGTGCGCGACTTCCGCGCCGCCATCGACCGAGCGAGAGGCGCATGA
- a CDS encoding glycosyltransferase family 39 protein, with the protein MPGSRKRLDLLLLGWCAVAVAIGAWLRVQNLGEPPGLGWDEHHFVRNAQNLLQGQRDLNDHPPLGKLLIAQSIHWFGDHSLSWRLPALVSGLLNIALASLLAARLFRSWRAGALAAAFVAGDGFFVAYSRAALLDGWVATFTLATACAIVRAKTAWQIALAALLMGLGCAVKFNVVVMLAPIAAVALFGRAPRWSVALLGLAPLAYFLVYRHGLVLGHQPHGVPDVMAATRALFVHHAGLTEMKHALVSSWYAWLVPTKPVAMRFSEVDGVVRSMSSMGNPLLWWAVSLTVIASAGAALSTLWERGRAKLRARPTPLSTIGAVDPGELWALCLWALPVLPWVVSRRDSYVYHYLPAYGFGVVLVAGKLARLLDERRRAGWLGAGVITLCAWWVAPVSAEIPVTRLGYELRLWLPAWRRASPKLPAPIPALSAVPPAAR; encoded by the coding sequence GTGCCGGGCTCACGAAAGAGACTGGACCTGCTCCTCCTGGGCTGGTGCGCGGTAGCGGTCGCCATCGGCGCCTGGCTGCGCGTGCAGAACCTGGGCGAGCCGCCCGGCCTGGGCTGGGACGAGCACCACTTCGTGCGGAACGCGCAGAACCTCCTCCAAGGTCAGCGCGATCTGAACGACCACCCGCCGCTCGGCAAGCTGCTCATCGCCCAGTCCATCCACTGGTTCGGCGATCACTCGCTGAGCTGGCGCCTGCCCGCGCTCGTCAGCGGCCTGCTCAACATCGCGCTCGCCTCGCTGCTCGCGGCGAGGCTGTTCCGGAGCTGGCGGGCCGGCGCGCTGGCCGCGGCGTTCGTGGCCGGGGACGGCTTCTTCGTCGCCTACTCGCGGGCGGCGCTCCTCGACGGCTGGGTCGCCACGTTCACGCTGGCAACGGCCTGCGCCATCGTGCGCGCCAAGACCGCCTGGCAGATCGCGCTCGCAGCGCTGCTGATGGGCCTGGGCTGCGCGGTCAAGTTCAACGTCGTGGTGATGCTGGCGCCGATCGCGGCGGTCGCGCTGTTCGGGCGAGCGCCGCGATGGAGCGTGGCGCTGCTCGGGCTCGCACCGCTGGCTTACTTCCTGGTCTACCGGCACGGCCTCGTGCTGGGGCACCAGCCGCACGGCGTGCCCGACGTGATGGCCGCCACGCGGGCGCTGTTCGTCCACCACGCGGGCCTCACCGAGATGAAGCACGCGCTGGTGTCGAGCTGGTACGCCTGGCTCGTCCCGACGAAGCCGGTCGCGATGCGCTTCTCCGAAGTCGATGGCGTGGTGCGCAGCATGAGCTCCATGGGCAACCCGCTCTTGTGGTGGGCGGTGAGCCTGACCGTGATCGCCAGCGCCGGCGCCGCGCTCTCCACCCTCTGGGAGCGCGGGCGGGCCAAGCTCCGCGCGCGTCCGACGCCGCTCTCGACCATCGGCGCCGTGGACCCGGGCGAGCTTTGGGCGCTCTGCCTGTGGGCGCTGCCCGTGCTGCCCTGGGTGGTGTCTCGGCGCGACTCGTACGTGTACCACTACCTCCCGGCCTACGGCTTCGGGGTGGTGCTCGTCGCCGGCAAGCTCGCCCGCCTGCTCGACGAGCGACGGCGCGCGGGCTGGCTCGGCGCCGGCGTCATCACCTTGTGCGCCTGGTGGGTCGCGCCGGTGTCGGCGGAGATCCCGGTGACTCGCCTGGGCTACGAGCTCAGGCTGTGGCTGCCGGCGTGGCGCCGCGCGAGCCCCAAGCTGCCCGCCCCAATCCCCGCGCTTTCCGCCGTTCCGCCCGCGGCGCGGTAG
- a CDS encoding MYXO-CTERM sorting domain-containing protein has protein sequence MTSFDDWGFSEFWDVMPVADTALAAITEDAALPDNPLLVQSDDGSPEVWVIDGEVRRHVPDPAAFDTWGFDSAAIVKWAAKDLEALPVGPKLRSRPVLVRGSGSEIYLMDDALPKPAPAGSGGSGGTGGSGAIDPSGGSGSKTAAGPGQKTKVLSEDAEGGCACRTTGSAPSSGFGALALLGLGLVAARRRRVRA, from the coding sequence ATGACCAGCTTCGACGACTGGGGCTTCTCGGAGTTCTGGGACGTGATGCCCGTCGCCGACACGGCTCTCGCCGCCATCACCGAGGATGCCGCCTTGCCAGACAATCCGCTCCTGGTGCAGTCCGACGACGGCAGCCCCGAGGTCTGGGTCATCGACGGCGAGGTCCGCCGGCATGTTCCGGATCCGGCGGCCTTCGACACCTGGGGCTTCGACTCCGCGGCCATCGTGAAGTGGGCGGCCAAAGATCTGGAAGCCCTGCCGGTCGGACCGAAGCTGCGTTCGCGCCCGGTGCTGGTGCGCGGCAGCGGCTCGGAGATCTACCTGATGGACGACGCGCTGCCCAAGCCCGCACCCGCGGGCAGCGGCGGGTCCGGCGGAACCGGTGGCAGCGGCGCCATCGACCCGAGCGGCGGGAGCGGCAGCAAGACCGCGGCAGGTCCGGGCCAGAAGACCAAGGTGCTGTCCGAGGATGCAGAAGGCGGTTGCGCCTGCCGCACCACGGGCAGCGCTCCGAGCTCGGGCTTCGGCGCCTTGGCCCTGCTCGGCCTCGGCCTGGTCGCGGCTCGACGCCGGCGGGTGCGCGCGTGA
- a CDS encoding phospholipid carrier-dependent glycosyltransferase yields MSARSLLRRLRAPAPDAPLVFACLVLIVFGVVLRAQRLHFPRGFSWDEHHFVLNARNYLAGLPDLNDHPPLGKLLLALPMHLLGDNSVAWRLAPFLLGSLSIVLAGLLASWATGRKTSFWIGAAFVAADGFLIAYSRTALLDGMLACLCLGAVVVAVRSRSALGVAAAALLLGSACAIKYSAVVFVPVLVWAALSKRSPLLSSLTVMLAPAAYVGWFSIGLWMAKRPFGISGVVSETKRLYLHHAGLTHWKHPLLSHWYEWYLPTRPLPMRNDPMSDGRTRIMTSLGNPLLWWLVDVAVVFAALSLLVAGLLALRKHGLRAAVSRVRGISGAGSRRLLLLVCWCAPIAPWLISNRDSYLNHYLPAYAFGLVLVTTLFDEVRSRFRTAGLVALLIVGQVSFFYAPVWGQLPLSRAGVEARLFLTRWR; encoded by the coding sequence ATGAGCGCCAGATCCCTGCTCCGACGACTGCGCGCCCCAGCCCCCGACGCCCCGCTGGTGTTCGCCTGCCTGGTGCTGATCGTGTTCGGAGTCGTGCTCCGCGCACAGCGGCTGCACTTCCCTCGCGGCTTCAGCTGGGATGAGCACCACTTCGTCCTGAACGCTCGCAACTACCTGGCGGGGCTGCCCGATCTGAACGACCACCCCCCGCTGGGCAAGCTGCTCTTGGCGCTTCCGATGCACCTGCTCGGCGACAACTCGGTCGCCTGGCGGCTCGCGCCGTTCCTGCTCGGTTCGCTGAGCATCGTCCTGGCGGGGCTGCTCGCCAGCTGGGCTACCGGACGGAAGACCAGCTTCTGGATCGGAGCCGCCTTCGTCGCGGCAGACGGTTTTCTGATCGCGTACTCGCGCACTGCGCTGCTCGACGGCATGCTGGCGTGCTTGTGCCTGGGCGCCGTGGTCGTGGCCGTGCGCTCGAGATCTGCGCTGGGCGTCGCGGCGGCTGCACTGCTGCTCGGCTCCGCCTGCGCGATCAAGTACAGCGCCGTGGTGTTCGTGCCGGTGCTGGTTTGGGCAGCGCTCTCGAAGCGCTCGCCGCTTTTGTCGTCGCTGACGGTGATGCTTGCGCCGGCTGCCTATGTCGGGTGGTTCAGCATTGGCCTCTGGATGGCGAAGCGGCCGTTCGGCATTTCCGGGGTCGTGTCAGAGACGAAGCGGCTCTACTTGCACCACGCGGGCCTGACGCACTGGAAGCACCCGCTCTTGTCTCACTGGTACGAGTGGTACCTGCCCACGCGCCCGCTGCCAATGCGCAACGACCCGATGAGCGACGGCCGCACGCGGATCATGACGTCACTGGGCAACCCGCTGCTCTGGTGGCTGGTGGACGTGGCCGTGGTGTTCGCCGCGCTGTCGCTGCTCGTCGCCGGGCTCCTGGCTCTCAGGAAGCACGGCCTCCGCGCCGCGGTCTCCAGAGTCCGTGGCATCTCGGGCGCGGGCTCGCGCCGCCTGCTACTGCTGGTGTGCTGGTGTGCCCCGATCGCGCCGTGGCTGATCTCGAACAGGGATTCCTACCTCAACCACTACTTGCCGGCCTACGCTTTCGGGTTGGTGCTGGTCACCACGCTGTTCGACGAAGTCCGGAGCCGCTTCCGCACCGCCGGGCTCGTCGCGCTCCTGATCGTCGGGCAGGTCTCCTTCTTCTACGCCCCGGTCTGGGGACAGCTGCCGCTCTCACGGGCCGGCGTCGAAGCCCGGCTCTTTCTCACGCGCTGGCGCTGA
- a CDS encoding nucleotidyltransferase domain-containing protein: MADTEAELTRRLESVPEILFALLFGSRAAGTPRADSDWDVAVFLSPALSAAERFRLRARLSGELGDLGQVDVVVLNDAPPLLAHRALQGRLLTVADRTAYVRFFVATVSASEDERYFREIHDRARRERLEEGRFGRS; encoded by the coding sequence GTGGCCGACACGGAAGCAGAGCTGACTCGACGCCTCGAATCCGTGCCGGAGATCCTGTTTGCGCTGCTGTTCGGCTCTCGCGCGGCGGGTACGCCCCGCGCCGATTCGGACTGGGACGTTGCCGTATTCCTGTCCCCGGCGCTCTCCGCGGCAGAACGCTTCCGCCTGCGAGCCCGGCTGAGCGGTGAGCTCGGCGACCTCGGACAGGTCGACGTCGTCGTGCTCAACGACGCGCCGCCGCTGCTCGCGCACCGCGCGCTGCAAGGGCGCCTCCTCACGGTGGCCGATCGAACGGCCTACGTGCGGTTCTTCGTGGCGACGGTGAGCGCGTCCGAGGACGAGCGCTACTTCAGGGAGATCCACGACCGGGCACGGCGGGAGAGACTCGAGGAGGGCCGCTTTGGTCGATCGTGA
- a CDS encoding DUF86 domain-containing protein: protein MVDREVFARRLARLEELLTSLRELASVERETFLADRALQAQAERWLHLAAECALDLASHLIADKGWQTPVTYREAFRTLEQRGVLPPDLAKKMEGWAGLRNVLVHMYLDVDHATIHEILRNDLDELEAFARAVAGAT from the coding sequence TTGGTCGATCGTGAGGTCTTCGCCAGGAGGCTCGCCAGGCTGGAGGAGCTCCTGACCAGCCTGCGAGAGCTGGCCAGCGTGGAGCGAGAGACGTTCCTGGCCGATCGCGCCTTGCAGGCGCAGGCCGAGCGCTGGCTCCACCTGGCGGCGGAGTGCGCGCTCGATCTGGCGAGTCACCTGATCGCCGACAAGGGCTGGCAGACGCCCGTCACCTACCGCGAGGCGTTCAGAACTCTGGAGCAGCGCGGCGTGCTCCCTCCAGACCTGGCGAAGAAGATGGAAGGCTGGGCCGGCTTGCGGAACGTGCTCGTACACATGTACCTGGACGTCGACCACGCGACGATCCACGAGATCCTCCGGAACGACCTGGACGAGCTCGAGGCGTTCGCGAGGGCGGTCGCCGGAGCCACCTGA
- a CDS encoding type II toxin-antitoxin system PemK/MazF family toxin: MRQYEIRWVRLPEPVGLRPLLLLSRTPAYAYLSKVLAAEVTTTVRGIPQEVRLGTRDGMPKPCAAKLDNVHLVPVRSIGRLMTVLPVPRIPEVKRALGHALFWTELMAL; the protein is encoded by the coding sequence ATGAGGCAGTACGAGATCCGTTGGGTGCGGCTTCCAGAGCCCGTCGGTCTGCGTCCTTTGTTGCTGCTCAGTCGAACACCGGCCTACGCCTACTTGTCGAAGGTGCTCGCCGCGGAAGTGACCACCACCGTACGAGGCATTCCGCAGGAGGTGCGCCTTGGCACGCGTGACGGGATGCCCAAGCCCTGCGCGGCAAAGCTCGACAACGTTCATCTCGTACCGGTTCGCTCCATCGGTCGTTTGATGACCGTGCTCCCCGTTCCCCGGATTCCGGAGGTGAAGCGGGCCTTGGGGCACGCCTTGTTCTGGACCGAGCTGATGGCGTTGTAG
- a CDS encoding PDZ domain-containing protein, with the protein MRILERLGRAIVVLGVFALASFFALRFGTGGLWKGLEAAHAVSAPGESKAPYDLTQLTAVNETLKTIRDKYVEPGRVKPQQMFLSALNQVQKEVAQVIILHDEKSPTVKVRADTEEKEFRVDNIQGPWDVAARLREVFAFLQANLKDTEVDLRDIEYAACNGMLRTLDPHSVFLSPEAYKEMNLSTSGHFGGLGIVISIRDQQLTIMRPMPDTPAGRAGLKRMDRIMKINNESTLNMPLDDAVKRLRGKPGSKVTIWVHRDGNDGWQGVRPFELTREEIRIKSVDYRSLSPGIGYVRLKQFQSSTSDELDAALADLAKGEPIKGLVLDLRGNPGGLLDQAAKVADKFLETGPIVATVGAAEGREEKKAVPRGTEPNYPIVVLQNGSSASASEIVAGALKNQDRAVIVGQTSFGKGTVQLVFPRITPDGAALKLTIAQYLTPGDVSIQGVGVAPDVQLDPMTADTLEMDLYSEESPVKERDLSKSLGGALKRSSDRPSYKLRYNLPEAERAKMRDLGGDLEDEFQLDFPIAFGRDLVAKLPQAKRPDQLRASKAVVEKAQDGQLQAVAADLTKLGIDWSPAPKDAKGPSAEDYELKLETDRKADTVSAGEPMNLKVTVKNNGKEPIYQLRALTKSDGGYYDEKELVFGKVEPGKTRTATVPFGWCELDGRKPGSTKPLPTDAKRVCKIPLDAITRQDVVKVRFFAEGGAAPKDQELRPTVQSLPRPAFAFSYQITDNRPGNGDGQVQRGEGVTLYLTVKNVGTGRSFETQANIRNLTGDGLYLRAGRFELPSMNPGDVREVAFTFDVLDGLTDNFAKVEMSIADRDLRVVSSEKIVIPITRAGVFVNQAGGKVVAESAAQVRGQPLASAPLVGEVAKGSGLDRLGTFGAFTKVRIDGDRFGFVESSAIKDGAGAKLVFKPHLTHSPPLIELKPASLAMRGDKVKIEGTATDGDRVLDVYVFVGSHKVFYQSNRKGSDPLKLGFTFDASLNPGMNVVTVVARENEDTASRHTIVVRRDGPNGEALTTPKSDEFGADWEFVGGD; encoded by the coding sequence ATGCGAATTCTGGAGCGGCTCGGCCGCGCGATCGTCGTCCTGGGGGTGTTCGCCCTCGCCTCCTTCTTCGCGCTTCGCTTCGGCACCGGTGGGCTGTGGAAGGGCCTCGAGGCCGCCCACGCGGTGAGCGCGCCCGGCGAGAGCAAGGCGCCCTACGACCTGACGCAGCTGACGGCGGTCAACGAGACACTCAAGACCATCCGCGACAAATACGTCGAGCCGGGCCGGGTCAAGCCCCAGCAGATGTTCCTGTCCGCGCTGAACCAGGTCCAGAAGGAGGTCGCGCAGGTCATCATCCTCCACGACGAGAAGTCGCCCACGGTGAAGGTGCGCGCCGACACGGAGGAGAAGGAGTTTCGCGTCGACAACATCCAGGGCCCCTGGGACGTCGCGGCGCGGCTGCGCGAGGTGTTCGCGTTCCTGCAAGCGAACCTGAAGGACACCGAGGTCGATCTGCGCGACATCGAGTACGCGGCCTGCAACGGCATGCTGCGCACCCTCGACCCGCACAGCGTGTTTTTGAGCCCCGAGGCCTACAAGGAGATGAACCTCTCCACCTCGGGCCATTTCGGGGGTCTCGGCATCGTCATCTCCATCCGCGATCAGCAGCTCACCATCATGCGCCCGATGCCGGACACGCCGGCGGGACGCGCCGGGCTGAAGCGGATGGACCGCATCATGAAGATCAACAACGAGTCCACGCTGAACATGCCGCTCGACGACGCGGTCAAGCGCCTGCGCGGCAAGCCCGGCTCGAAGGTCACCATCTGGGTACACCGGGACGGCAACGACGGTTGGCAGGGCGTGCGCCCGTTCGAGCTGACTCGCGAAGAGATCCGCATCAAGAGCGTGGACTACCGCTCGCTCTCGCCCGGCATCGGCTACGTGCGCCTGAAGCAGTTCCAGTCGAGCACCTCCGACGAGCTGGACGCGGCCCTGGCGGATCTCGCCAAGGGTGAGCCCATCAAGGGCCTCGTGCTCGACCTGCGCGGCAACCCCGGCGGCCTGCTCGATCAGGCGGCGAAGGTCGCCGACAAGTTCCTGGAGACCGGCCCCATCGTGGCCACGGTCGGCGCTGCCGAGGGCCGCGAGGAGAAGAAGGCCGTGCCGCGGGGCACCGAGCCGAACTACCCGATCGTGGTCTTGCAGAACGGCTCGAGCGCCAGCGCCAGCGAGATCGTCGCGGGCGCGCTGAAGAACCAGGACCGCGCGGTCATCGTCGGCCAGACCAGCTTCGGCAAGGGCACCGTGCAGCTGGTGTTCCCGCGCATCACGCCGGACGGCGCGGCGCTCAAGCTGACCATCGCGCAGTACCTGACGCCGGGGGACGTGTCGATTCAGGGCGTGGGCGTCGCACCGGACGTGCAGCTCGACCCCATGACCGCCGACACGCTGGAGATGGATCTCTACAGCGAGGAGAGCCCGGTCAAGGAGCGCGACCTGTCCAAGAGCCTGGGCGGCGCGCTGAAGCGCTCGAGCGACCGCCCCTCGTACAAGCTGCGCTACAACCTGCCGGAGGCGGAGCGGGCCAAGATGCGCGATCTGGGGGGCGATCTGGAGGACGAGTTCCAGCTCGATTTCCCCATCGCGTTCGGCCGGGACCTGGTCGCCAAGCTGCCCCAGGCCAAGCGCCCCGATCAGCTGCGCGCGTCGAAGGCCGTGGTCGAGAAGGCGCAAGACGGACAGCTCCAGGCCGTCGCCGCCGACCTCACGAAGCTGGGCATCGACTGGAGCCCCGCGCCCAAGGACGCCAAGGGCCCGAGCGCGGAGGACTACGAGCTCAAGCTGGAGACCGACCGCAAGGCGGACACGGTCAGCGCCGGTGAGCCGATGAACCTCAAGGTCACGGTGAAGAACAACGGCAAGGAGCCGATCTACCAGCTGCGCGCGCTGACCAAGAGCGACGGCGGCTATTACGACGAGAAGGAGCTGGTGTTCGGCAAGGTCGAGCCCGGCAAGACCCGCACGGCCACGGTGCCCTTCGGCTGGTGCGAGCTCGACGGGCGAAAGCCCGGCAGCACCAAGCCGCTGCCCACCGACGCCAAGCGCGTGTGCAAGATCCCCCTCGACGCCATCACCCGGCAGGACGTGGTGAAGGTACGCTTCTTCGCCGAAGGCGGCGCGGCGCCCAAGGACCAAGAGCTCCGGCCCACGGTGCAGAGCCTGCCGCGTCCGGCCTTCGCCTTCTCGTACCAGATCACGGACAACCGCCCCGGCAACGGCGACGGACAGGTGCAGCGCGGCGAGGGCGTCACGCTCTACCTGACCGTGAAGAACGTGGGGACCGGCAGGTCCTTCGAGACCCAGGCCAACATCCGCAACCTGACCGGCGACGGCCTGTACCTGCGCGCCGGACGCTTCGAGCTGCCCAGCATGAACCCCGGCGACGTGCGCGAGGTCGCCTTCACCTTCGACGTGCTCGACGGGCTCACCGACAACTTCGCCAAGGTCGAGATGAGCATCGCGGACCGCGATCTGCGCGTCGTGTCCAGCGAGAAGATCGTGATCCCGATCACGCGCGCCGGCGTGTTCGTGAACCAGGCGGGCGGCAAGGTCGTCGCCGAGTCCGCCGCGCAGGTGCGCGGCCAGCCGCTGGCCAGCGCGCCCCTGGTCGGCGAGGTCGCCAAGGGCTCCGGGCTCGATCGCCTCGGGACCTTCGGCGCGTTCACCAAGGTGCGCATCGACGGCGATCGCTTCGGCTTCGTGGAATCGTCCGCCATCAAGGACGGCGCGGGGGCGAAGCTCGTCTTCAAGCCGCACCTGACCCACTCGCCGCCGCTGATCGAGCTCAAGCCCGCGTCGCTCGCCATGCGCGGCGACAAGGTGAAGATCGAGGGTACCGCGACCGACGGTGACCGCGTGCTCGACGTCTACGTGTTCGTCGGCTCGCACAAGGTCTTCTACCAGTCGAACCGCAAGGGCTCGGATCCGCTCAAGCTGGGCTTCACCTTCGACGCCAGCCTGAACCCGGGCATGAACGTGGTCACGGTGGTGGCTCGCGAGAACGAGGACACGGCCAGCCGGCACACCATCGTGGTGCGCCGCGACGGCCCGAACGGCGAGGCCTTGACCACGCCCAAGAGCGACGAGTTCGGCGCCGACTGGGAGTTCGTGGGCGGAGACTGA
- a CDS encoding zf-TFIIB domain-containing protein produces MSLTCPRDESQLETKTYEAKIEIDACPACGGIWLDKGELEAIQEAKENDYSKVLENLPDTVARSINKVAQTDTSPVGCPKCGTEMDTREYAYCSQIVIDTCPEGCGIWLDAGELQALEKFFERSQAEAGDVIPLRWRLWATLSGVFRKKG; encoded by the coding sequence ATGTCCCTGACCTGTCCCCGTGACGAAAGCCAGCTCGAGACCAAGACCTACGAGGCCAAGATCGAGATCGACGCCTGCCCCGCCTGCGGCGGCATCTGGCTCGACAAGGGCGAGCTCGAGGCGATTCAGGAGGCCAAGGAGAACGACTACTCCAAGGTGCTCGAGAACCTCCCGGACACCGTGGCCCGCAGCATCAACAAGGTCGCGCAGACGGACACCAGCCCGGTCGGCTGCCCGAAGTGCGGCACCGAGATGGACACGCGCGAGTACGCCTACTGTTCGCAGATCGTCATCGACACCTGCCCCGAGGGCTGCGGCATCTGGCTGGACGCCGGGGAGCTCCAGGCGCTGGAGAAGTTCTTCGAGCGGAGCCAGGCCGAGGCCGGCGACGTCATCCCGCTGCGCTGGCGGCTGTGGGCGACGCTGTCGGGAGTGTTTCGGAAGAAGGGGTGA
- a CDS encoding protein kinase, which translates to MSQLPTAYALVVAGFDFAVAALCWGWPRGELWPLGTRLTSVAMALAGLTSIAAGLLMAGVVPDLAMRALVALSIVSFVAGTAAVIPSDEPRAARYRTWLGVVGVPIPLVAAFLVEMLPATSAAVGVPQRVLTLPSAALFAVACGAFQLSEALAIAAFWPKSQWRSALPAVGLVFLAGFLDVAALIGMPVPLIGAVTAAAIASAFIASRMLAQFRVALEGAEGRVPGFALQRFLGAGGMAEVFVAEAVGLLGKKRVAAVKRVRRDLVDNVELCAMFLDEARLAAELRHPNIVEVYSFGTGGPGSHVRPYIAMELVEGLPLAVLLRHSALAHRELPLAAVSEIGVSLASALHYAHTLRRHDGEPLRIVHRDVSPHNVLISREGEVKLIDFGIARAATRATHTKTGHMRGKLAYAAPEQISAGEVDARTDVFALGVLLYETATLTRPFSGDSEPAIVAAILEGRRKRLTELRPDAKPLADAIERAMQIDPAKRPQSAAELEEALERGVAREGAGKRALSELVAMVERDLAKSRPVGSGPELEIGATTLTGSGPHSGDTATVADSVAPKG; encoded by the coding sequence GTGAGCCAGCTCCCCACCGCCTACGCCCTGGTCGTCGCGGGCTTCGATTTCGCGGTGGCCGCGCTGTGCTGGGGCTGGCCGCGGGGGGAGCTCTGGCCGCTCGGCACGCGGCTGACCAGCGTGGCGATGGCGCTGGCGGGGCTCACCTCCATCGCCGCCGGCCTGCTCATGGCCGGCGTCGTGCCGGATCTGGCGATGCGCGCGTTGGTGGCGCTCTCCATCGTGTCGTTCGTGGCCGGCACGGCGGCGGTCATCCCGTCGGACGAGCCGCGCGCCGCGCGTTACCGCACCTGGCTCGGCGTCGTCGGCGTGCCCATTCCATTGGTGGCGGCGTTCCTGGTCGAGATGCTCCCGGCAACGAGCGCGGCGGTCGGCGTACCGCAGCGCGTGCTGACGCTGCCGTCGGCAGCGCTGTTCGCGGTGGCCTGCGGCGCCTTCCAGCTCTCGGAGGCGCTGGCCATCGCGGCGTTCTGGCCGAAGAGCCAGTGGCGCTCGGCGCTGCCGGCGGTGGGGCTGGTGTTCCTGGCCGGCTTCCTCGACGTGGCCGCGCTCATCGGCATGCCGGTGCCGCTGATCGGCGCGGTGACCGCCGCGGCCATCGCCAGCGCGTTCATCGCGTCGCGCATGCTGGCGCAGTTCCGCGTCGCGCTCGAAGGCGCGGAGGGCCGCGTGCCCGGCTTCGCGCTGCAACGCTTCCTGGGCGCCGGCGGCATGGCGGAGGTGTTCGTCGCCGAAGCGGTGGGGCTGCTGGGCAAGAAGCGCGTCGCCGCGGTGAAGCGAGTTCGCCGCGATCTGGTGGACAACGTCGAGCTCTGCGCGATGTTCCTGGACGAAGCCCGCCTCGCCGCCGAGCTCCGGCACCCGAACATCGTCGAGGTCTACAGCTTCGGCACCGGCGGCCCGGGCTCCCACGTGCGCCCGTACATCGCCATGGAGCTGGTCGAGGGTCTGCCGCTGGCGGTGCTGCTCCGCCACTCCGCTTTGGCCCACCGCGAGCTGCCGCTCGCGGCGGTGAGTGAGATCGGCGTCTCACTGGCGTCCGCCCTCCACTACGCCCACACGCTGCGCCGGCACGACGGCGAGCCGCTCCGCATCGTGCACCGCGACGTCTCGCCGCACAACGTGCTGATCTCCCGCGAGGGAGAGGTGAAGCTCATCGACTTCGGCATCGCCCGCGCCGCCACCCGCGCCACGCACACCAAGACCGGTCACATGCGCGGCAAGCTGGCCTACGCCGCCCCGGAGCAGATCTCGGCGGGCGAGGTGGACGCGCGCACCGACGTGTTCGCCCTGGGCGTGCTGCTGTACGAGACCGCGACGCTGACCCGACCGTTCAGCGGCGACAGCGAGCCGGCCATCGTGGCGGCGATCTTGGAGGGGCGCCGCAAGCGGCTGACCGAGCTCCGCCCCGACGCGAAGCCGCTGGCGGACGCGATCGAGCGGGCGATGCAGATCGACCCGGCAAAGCGCCCGCAGAGCGCCGCGGAGCTCGAGGAGGCGCTCGAGCGAGGGGTCGCCCGCGAGGGCGCCGGCAAGCGCGCGCTCTCCGAGCTGGTCGCGATGGTCGAGCGGGACCTCGCGAAGTCGCGCCCCGTCGGCAGCGGCCCCGAGCTCGAGATCGGCGCGACGACCCTGACCGGCTCCGGGCCTCACAGCGGCGACACCGCGACGGTGGCGGACTCGGTGGCGCCTAAGGGGTGA